One genomic window of Pseudomonas chlororaphis subsp. piscium includes the following:
- a CDS encoding IscS subfamily cysteine desulfurase, with the protein MKLPIYLDYSATTPVDPRVAQKMSECLLVDGNFGNPASRSHVFGWKAEESVENARRQVADLVNADPREIVWTSGATESDNLAIKGVAHFYHTKGKHLVTSKIEHKAVLDTMRQLEREGFEVTYIDPSEDGLITPAMVEAALRDDTILVSIMHVNNEIGTVNDIAAIGELTRSKGILFHVDAAQSTGKVDIDLQALKVDLMSFSAHKTYGPKGIGALYVSRKPRVRLEATMHGGGHERGMRSGTLATHQIVGMGEAFRVAKEDMATENLRIKALSDRFYKQVENLEELYINGSMTARVPHNLNLSFNYVEGESLIMALKDLAVSSGSACTSASLEPSYVLRALGRNDELAHSSIRFTFGRFTTEEEIDYAAQKVCEAVTKLRALSPLWDMYKDGVDISKIEWAAH; encoded by the coding sequence ATGAAATTGCCGATTTACCTTGATTACTCAGCGACCACCCCGGTTGATCCGCGTGTCGCGCAAAAGATGAGTGAATGCCTGCTGGTCGACGGAAACTTCGGTAACCCGGCGTCCCGCTCCCACGTGTTCGGCTGGAAGGCCGAAGAGTCGGTGGAAAATGCCCGTCGCCAAGTGGCTGACCTGGTCAACGCCGACCCGCGTGAAATTGTCTGGACCTCCGGTGCCACCGAGTCCGACAACCTGGCAATCAAGGGTGTCGCGCATTTCTACCACACCAAGGGCAAGCACCTGGTTACCTCGAAGATCGAGCACAAGGCTGTCCTGGACACCATGCGCCAACTCGAGCGTGAAGGTTTCGAAGTCACCTACATCGATCCCAGCGAAGACGGCCTGATCACGCCGGCCATGGTCGAAGCCGCCCTGCGCGACGACACCATCCTAGTGTCGATCATGCATGTGAACAACGAGATCGGTACGGTCAACGACATCGCTGCCATCGGCGAACTGACCCGCTCTAAAGGCATTCTGTTCCACGTCGACGCCGCCCAGTCCACCGGTAAGGTCGACATCGACCTGCAGGCGCTGAAAGTCGACCTGATGTCCTTCTCTGCCCACAAGACCTACGGTCCTAAGGGTATCGGCGCGCTGTATGTCAGCCGCAAGCCGCGGGTTCGCCTCGAGGCGACCATGCACGGCGGTGGTCACGAACGCGGCATGCGCTCCGGCACCCTGGCCACCCACCAGATCGTGGGCATGGGCGAAGCCTTCCGTGTAGCCAAGGAAGACATGGCTACCGAAAACCTGCGCATCAAGGCGTTGAGCGACCGCTTCTACAAGCAGGTCGAGAACCTGGAAGAGCTGTACATCAACGGCAGCATGACTGCCCGCGTACCGCACAACCTGAACCTGAGCTTCAACTATGTCGAAGGCGAGTCGCTGATCATGGCGCTCAAGGACCTGGCGGTTTCCTCCGGTTCGGCCTGTACCTCGGCTTCGCTGGAGCCTTCGTACGTGCTGCGCGCCCTGGGCCGCAACGACGAACTGGCACACAGCTCGATCCGCTTCACCTTCGGCCGCTTCACCACCGAAGAAGAAATCGATTATGCCGCGCAGAAAGTCTGCGAGGCCGTGACCAAGCTGCGCGCTCTGTCGCCGCTGTGGGACATGTACAAAGACGGCGTCGATATCTCGAAGATCGAGTGGGCGGCACACTAA
- the cysE gene encoding serine O-acetyltransferase: MFERLREDIQSVFHRDPAARNAFEVLTCYPGMHAIWIHRLSGALWGMGWKWLARLVSNFGRWLTGIEIHPGAKVGRRFFIDHGMGIVIGETAEIGDDVTLYQGVTLGGTSWNKGKRHPTLEDGVVVGAGAKVLGPFTVGAGAKVGSNAVVTKAVPAGATVVGIPGRIIVKSDDEQEAKRKAMAEKLGFDAYGVSEDMPDPVARAIGQLLDHLQAVDGRLEGMCGALKDLGSSYCAKDLPALRDEDFAGVKDKGDSQVG, translated from the coding sequence ATGTTTGAGCGTTTGCGTGAAGATATCCAGAGTGTTTTCCATCGTGACCCGGCGGCGCGTAACGCGTTCGAGGTCCTGACCTGCTACCCGGGCATGCACGCCATCTGGATTCATCGCCTGTCCGGCGCGTTGTGGGGCATGGGCTGGAAGTGGCTGGCGCGCCTGGTGTCGAACTTCGGTCGCTGGCTGACCGGGATCGAGATTCACCCGGGGGCCAAGGTGGGTCGCCGCTTCTTTATCGACCACGGCATGGGCATCGTCATTGGCGAGACCGCCGAGATCGGTGACGACGTCACCCTCTATCAGGGCGTGACCCTGGGCGGCACCAGTTGGAACAAGGGCAAGCGTCACCCGACCCTGGAGGACGGTGTGGTGGTGGGGGCGGGCGCCAAGGTACTGGGTCCGTTCACCGTGGGGGCAGGCGCCAAGGTCGGTTCCAATGCGGTGGTGACCAAGGCGGTGCCAGCGGGCGCTACTGTGGTGGGCATTCCCGGGCGCATCATCGTCAAGTCCGATGACGAGCAGGAAGCCAAGCGCAAGGCGATGGCCGAGAAGCTCGGTTTCGATGCCTATGGTGTCAGCGAGGACATGCCGGACCCGGTGGCGCGGGCTATTGGCCAACTGCTCGATCACCTGCAGGCCGTCGATGGGCGCCTGGAGGGTATGTGCGGGGCCTTGAAGGACCTGGGCAGCAGCTACTGCGCCAAGGATCTGCCAGCGCTGCGCGATGAGGACTTCGCAGGCGTCAAGGACAAGGGTGACAGCCAGGTCGGCTGA
- the suhB gene encoding inositol-phosphate phosphatase, producing MQPMLNIALRAARSASELIFRSIERLDTIKVDEKDAKDYVSEVDRAAEQKIIDALRKAYPTHGILGEETGLHAGSGEGEDYLWIIDPLDGTTNFLRGIPHFAVSIACKYRGRLEHAVVLDPVRQEEFTASRGRGAQLNGRRLRVSGRTSLDGALLGTGFPFRDDQMDNLDNYLGMFRALVGQTAGIRRAGAASLDLAYVAAGRFDAFWESGLSEWDMAAGALLIQEAGGLVSDFTGGHDFLEKGHVVAGNTKCFKAVLTAIQPHLPASLKR from the coding sequence ATGCAGCCAATGCTGAATATCGCGCTGCGCGCCGCCCGCAGCGCCAGTGAACTGATTTTCCGCTCCATCGAGCGCCTGGATACCATCAAGGTCGACGAAAAAGACGCCAAAGACTACGTATCCGAAGTTGATCGCGCCGCCGAGCAGAAGATCATCGACGCATTGCGCAAGGCCTACCCGACTCACGGCATTCTCGGTGAAGAAACCGGTCTGCACGCTGGCAGCGGCGAAGGCGAAGACTACCTGTGGATCATCGACCCGCTGGACGGCACCACCAACTTCCTGCGTGGCATTCCTCATTTCGCTGTCAGCATCGCCTGCAAATACCGTGGTCGCCTGGAACACGCCGTGGTTCTGGACCCGGTGCGCCAGGAAGAATTCACCGCCAGCCGTGGTCGCGGCGCACAACTGAACGGTCGTCGCCTGCGTGTCAGCGGCCGCACCAGCCTGGACGGCGCCCTGCTGGGTACCGGCTTCCCGTTCCGTGACGACCAGATGGACAACCTCGACAACTACCTGGGCATGTTCCGCGCCCTGGTCGGCCAGACCGCCGGCATCCGCCGCGCCGGCGCCGCCAGCCTGGACCTGGCCTACGTGGCTGCCGGTCGTTTCGATGCCTTCTGGGAGTCGGGCCTGTCCGAGTGGGACATGGCTGCAGGCGCCCTGCTGATCCAAGAAGCCGGCGGACTGGTGAGCGACTTCACCGGCGGTCACGACTTCCTGGAAAAAGGCCACGTGGTTGCCGGCAACACCAAATGCTTCAAGGCGGTCCTCACCGCTATCCAGCCGCACCTGCCGGCTTCGCTGAAGCGCTAA
- the iscR gene encoding Fe-S cluster assembly transcriptional regulator IscR, translating to MRLTTKGRYAVTAMLDLALHAQHGPVSLADISERQGISLSYLEQLFAKLRRSNLVSSVRGPGGGYQLSRDMQGIQVAQVIDAVNESVDATKCQGQGDCHSGDTCLTHHLWCDLSLQIHEFLSGISLADLVTRREVQEVAQRQDQRRCNGKAQHLDKIEASAVE from the coding sequence ATGCGACTGACTACAAAAGGCCGATACGCGGTAACAGCCATGCTTGACCTGGCGTTGCACGCGCAACATGGGCCGGTGTCCCTGGCCGATATCTCTGAGCGCCAAGGCATCTCCCTGTCCTATCTCGAACAGCTCTTCGCCAAGTTGCGCCGTAGCAATCTGGTGTCCAGCGTGCGTGGTCCAGGCGGTGGCTACCAGCTGTCGCGTGACATGCAAGGCATTCAGGTGGCCCAGGTGATCGATGCGGTGAACGAGTCGGTCGATGCAACCAAATGCCAGGGGCAGGGCGATTGCCATTCCGGCGACACCTGTCTGACCCACCACCTGTGGTGCGATCTGAGCCTGCAGATTCACGAATTTCTGAGCGGTATCAGCTTGGCTGACCTTGTGACTCGCCGTGAGGTGCAAGAAGTAGCCCAGCGTCAGGATCAGCGCCGCTGTAATGGCAAGGCGCAGCACCTGGACAAGATTGAAGCGTCCGCCGTCGAATGA
- the secF gene encoding protein translocase subunit SecF, which translates to MLRTINFMGVRNVAFGVTLLLTVLALFSWFHKGLNYGLDFTGGTLIELTYERPADVMKVRAQLSESGYHEAIVQSFGATTDLLVRMPGEDPQLGHQVAEALQKTGGDNPAQVKRVEFVGPQVGEELRDQGGLGMLMALGGILIYLAFRFQWKFAVGAIVSLIHDVVVTVGILSFFQITFDLTVLAAVLAIIGYSLNDTIVVFDRVRENFRVLRKASLIENINISTTQTLLRTMATSISTLLAIAALLFFGGDNLWGFSIALFVGVLAGTYSSIYIANVVLIWLNLSSEDLIPPANTEKEVDDRP; encoded by the coding sequence ATGTTACGTACTATCAACTTCATGGGCGTCCGCAACGTTGCGTTCGGCGTCACCTTGCTCCTGACCGTTCTGGCGCTGTTCAGCTGGTTCCACAAGGGGTTGAACTACGGCCTGGACTTTACCGGCGGTACGCTCATCGAGCTGACCTACGAGCGTCCGGCGGATGTGATGAAGGTTCGTGCTCAACTGAGCGAATCCGGTTATCACGAAGCGATCGTGCAAAGCTTCGGTGCCACCACCGACCTGCTGGTGCGGATGCCGGGTGAAGACCCGCAACTGGGCCATCAGGTAGCAGAGGCGTTGCAGAAGACTGGCGGCGACAACCCGGCGCAGGTCAAGCGCGTCGAGTTCGTCGGTCCGCAGGTGGGTGAAGAGCTGCGCGACCAGGGCGGCCTCGGCATGCTGATGGCGCTGGGCGGCATCCTGATCTACCTGGCCTTCCGCTTTCAGTGGAAGTTCGCGGTCGGCGCCATCGTCTCGCTGATCCACGACGTGGTGGTGACCGTGGGTATCCTGTCGTTCTTCCAGATCACCTTCGACCTGACGGTGCTGGCGGCGGTACTGGCGATCATCGGTTACTCGCTCAACGACACCATCGTGGTGTTCGACCGGGTGCGTGAGAACTTCCGCGTGCTGCGCAAGGCCAGCCTGATCGAGAACATCAACATCTCGACCACCCAGACCCTGCTGCGCACCATGGCGACCTCGATCTCCACCCTGCTGGCGATCGCGGCGCTGCTGTTCTTCGGTGGCGACAACCTGTGGGGCTTCTCTATCGCGCTGTTCGTCGGTGTTCTGGCGGGTACCTACTCGTCGATCTACATCGCCAACGTGGTGCTGATCTGGCTGAACCTGAGCAGCGAGGACCTGATTCCTCCAGCCAATACCGAGAAGGAAGTCGACGACCGTCCGTAA
- a CDS encoding glycine zipper 2TM domain-containing protein, which translates to MNKSMLVGAVLGAVAVTAGGAVATYKLVNSGPEYAQVLAVQPVKQQIKTPREVCKDVTVTRQAPVKDQHQIAGTVVGALAGGLLGNQIGGGTGKKIATVAGAVGGGYAGNKVQEGMQERDTYTTTQTRCNTVNDISEKVVGYDVKYELNGKQGQVRMDRDPGSQIPVNKEGQLILGQNVPAQ; encoded by the coding sequence GTGAACAAGTCGATGCTGGTTGGTGCGGTATTAGGTGCCGTCGCTGTGACTGCTGGGGGGGCTGTTGCCACCTACAAGCTGGTCAATAGTGGCCCTGAGTATGCGCAGGTGCTGGCAGTTCAGCCGGTCAAACAACAGATCAAAACACCGCGTGAAGTATGCAAGGACGTCACCGTGACCCGTCAGGCTCCGGTGAAGGATCAACATCAGATCGCCGGTACGGTGGTCGGTGCGCTGGCCGGCGGTCTTCTGGGTAACCAGATTGGCGGCGGTACAGGCAAGAAGATCGCCACGGTCGCCGGTGCGGTCGGCGGTGGTTACGCTGGTAACAAGGTGCAGGAAGGCATGCAGGAGCGTGATACCTACACCACCACTCAGACTCGCTGCAACACGGTCAACGACATCAGCGAAAAGGTCGTGGGTTATGACGTGAAGTACGAGCTGAACGGCAAACAAGGCCAGGTGCGTATGGATCGTGATCCGGGCAGCCAGATCCCGGTCAACAAGGAAGGTCAGTTGATCCTGGGTCAGAACGTACCAGCGCAATAA
- the trmJ gene encoding tRNA (cytosine(32)/uridine(32)-2'-O)-methyltransferase TrmJ, with amino-acid sequence MLQNIRVVLVNTSHPGNIGGAARAMKNMGLSRLVLVEPRIFPSHEADARASGATDILESAQVVATLEDALAGCTLVFGTSARDRRIPWPLLDPRESGVKVVQEAGQGAEIALVFGREDSGLTNDELQRCHFHVHIPSDPEFSSLNLATAVQVLAYEVRMSWLAAEGQPSKVEKDEVASPRSDELATMDELERFYEHLEQTLVAIDFLDPEKPRHLMARLRRLYGRSSVSRAEMNILRGILTETQKAARGELLKRKNDDV; translated from the coding sequence TTGCTGCAGAACATTCGTGTCGTCCTGGTCAATACCAGTCATCCCGGAAACATCGGTGGGGCTGCGCGTGCCATGAAGAACATGGGGCTGTCGCGGCTGGTGTTGGTCGAGCCGCGGATTTTCCCGTCCCATGAGGCCGATGCGCGCGCGTCCGGCGCTACCGACATTCTTGAAAGCGCTCAGGTCGTCGCCACCCTGGAAGATGCCCTGGCCGGCTGCACCCTGGTGTTTGGTACCAGCGCCCGTGACCGGCGTATTCCCTGGCCATTGCTCGACCCCCGTGAGTCCGGGGTCAAGGTGGTGCAAGAGGCAGGGCAGGGCGCCGAAATTGCCTTGGTCTTTGGCCGTGAAGATTCCGGCCTGACCAATGACGAGCTGCAGCGATGTCATTTTCACGTGCATATCCCTTCGGACCCGGAGTTCAGCTCGCTGAACCTGGCGACGGCGGTGCAGGTGCTGGCCTATGAAGTGCGTATGTCCTGGCTGGCGGCCGAAGGTCAGCCGAGCAAGGTCGAGAAGGATGAAGTGGCGTCGCCGCGCAGCGATGAGCTGGCGACCATGGACGAGCTGGAGCGGTTCTACGAGCATCTGGAGCAGACGCTGGTGGCCATCGACTTCCTCGATCCGGAGAAGCCACGGCACTTGATGGCGCGCCTGCGCCGGTTGTACGGACGCAGCTCGGTAAGCCGGGCGGAAATGAATATTTTGCGTGGCATCCTCACGGAAACCCAGAAAGCGGCCCGTGGCGAGCTCCTTAAGCGGAAGAATGATGATGTTTGA
- the secD gene encoding protein translocase subunit SecD: protein MLNKYPLWKYVLILAVLAIGFIYSAPNLYPDDPAIQVSGASTALQVTQADLDRASKALTDAGINVKAATIAAKGKGGLLRLTKQEDQLPAKDVVRKALGDDYVVALNLAQTTPQWLRNLGAHPMKLGLDLSGGVHFLLEVDMEKALDARLKVYEGDVKSLLRKERLRYRSLPQLGGAIQLGFSDEATREQARTLIRKNFNDFDIVPADLNGQAVLRLAMTPAKLAEIREYSIKQNLTTVRNRVNELGVAEPLVQRQGANRIVVELPGVQDTAEAKRILGKTANLEFRLAAEPGASKATSESFEFREGNRPPALIERGLIITGDQVTDAQAGFDEHGRPQVNIKLDGHGGELMSRSTRSNVGRSMAVIFIEQKPTTTYTKQVVDGVEKDVAVQSFKEEKKIISLATIQSPLGSQFRITGLNGQGESSELALLLRAGGLAAPMYFAEERTIGPSLGADNITKGIDASLWGMLFVSLFIIAIYRFFGIIATVALALNMVLLLALMSLLGATLTLPGIAGIVLTMGMAVDANVLIFSRIREELAAGMTVQRAINEGFGRAFTAILDSNLTTLLVGGILFAMGTGPVKGFAVTMSLGIFTSMFTAIWLTRAMVNLIFGGRDFKKLWI, encoded by the coding sequence ATGCTGAACAAATACCCTCTGTGGAAATACGTACTGATCCTGGCGGTGCTGGCGATCGGTTTTATTTATTCCGCTCCCAATCTATACCCTGATGATCCGGCCATTCAGGTCAGCGGCGCGAGTACTGCGTTGCAGGTCACTCAGGCGGATCTGGATCGTGCGAGCAAAGCGCTCACCGACGCCGGGATCAACGTCAAGGCAGCGACCATCGCGGCCAAGGGCAAGGGCGGCCTGTTGCGTCTGACCAAGCAGGAAGACCAGCTTCCAGCCAAGGACGTCGTGCGCAAGGCCCTGGGTGACGACTATGTCGTTGCATTGAACCTGGCACAAACCACCCCGCAATGGCTGCGTAACCTCGGCGCGCATCCGATGAAACTGGGCCTGGACTTGTCCGGTGGTGTGCACTTCCTGCTGGAAGTGGACATGGAAAAAGCCCTCGACGCACGCCTGAAAGTCTACGAAGGCGATGTGAAGAGCCTGCTGCGTAAAGAGCGCCTGCGCTATCGCAGCCTGCCGCAGCTAGGCGGTGCCATTCAGCTGGGCTTCAGCGACGAAGCGACCCGTGAACAGGCGCGTACGCTGATCCGCAAGAACTTCAACGATTTCGACATTGTTCCGGCCGACCTCAATGGTCAGGCGGTGCTGCGTCTGGCGATGACCCCGGCCAAGCTGGCGGAAATCCGCGAATACTCCATCAAGCAGAACTTGACCACGGTACGTAACCGCGTCAACGAGCTGGGTGTTGCCGAGCCTCTGGTTCAGCGTCAGGGCGCCAACCGTATCGTGGTTGAGCTGCCGGGCGTGCAGGACACCGCTGAAGCCAAGCGTATCCTGGGCAAGACGGCCAACCTTGAATTCCGTCTGGCCGCCGAGCCGGGCGCTTCGAAAGCCACTTCCGAATCTTTCGAGTTCCGTGAAGGCAATCGTCCTCCTGCGCTGATCGAGCGTGGCCTGATCATCACCGGTGACCAGGTGACCGACGCCCAGGCGGGCTTCGACGAGCACGGTCGTCCACAGGTGAATATCAAGCTCGATGGCCACGGCGGCGAGCTGATGAGTCGTTCGACCCGCAGCAATGTCGGTCGCAGCATGGCGGTGATCTTCATCGAGCAGAAGCCGACCACCACTTACACCAAGCAAGTGGTCGACGGTGTCGAGAAAGACGTCGCGGTGCAGAGCTTCAAGGAAGAGAAGAAGATCATCAGCCTGGCGACCATTCAGTCGCCGCTGGGCAGCCAGTTCCGCATCACCGGCCTGAACGGCCAGGGCGAGTCTTCCGAGCTGGCCCTGCTGCTGCGTGCCGGTGGTCTGGCCGCGCCTATGTACTTCGCCGAAGAGCGCACCATCGGCCCGAGCCTGGGTGCCGACAACATCACCAAGGGTATCGATGCGTCGCTGTGGGGCATGCTGTTCGTGTCGCTGTTCATCATCGCCATCTACCGTTTCTTCGGCATCATCGCCACCGTGGCGCTGGCGCTGAACATGGTGCTGCTGCTGGCCCTGATGTCCTTGCTGGGGGCTACGCTGACCCTGCCGGGTATCGCCGGTATCGTGTTGACCATGGGTATGGCGGTGGACGCCAACGTACTGATCTTCTCGCGCATACGTGAAGAGCTCGCCGCCGGTATGACCGTGCAGCGGGCAATCAACGAAGGCTTCGGCCGGGCATTCACCGCGATTCTCGACTCCAACCTGACCACCTTGCTGGTCGGCGGGATTCTCTTTGCCATGGGCACCGGCCCGGTCAAAGGCTTTGCGGTGACCATGTCCCTCGGGATCTTTACCTCGATGTTCACGGCCATCTGGCTGACCCGTGCGATGGTCAACCTGATCTTCGGCGGTCGTGACTTCAAGAAGTTGTGGATTTAA